One window of Chryseobacterium culicis genomic DNA carries:
- a CDS encoding T9SS type A sorting domain-containing protein → MKKLYSAILLTLFSVLQSQIVNIPDANFKSLLVANIPYLATNIMGNSTIIDTNHDGEIQLSEAANISKLNFDTTTLQNYTSFSNNVISIEGIKSFTNLTHFNIDNFPLLQSIDLSNNTVLYKLDISRCYVLSSVNLQGCSQLHDLDIFFTKVLSIDLSGLTNLYDVNMTQCQLANIFLNNNTNLTNLSLVSNNLQTLPLNQTPNLKFLGIPGNKFTSLDFSAFPKIESLNCTYNKFTSIDLSQNEKLQIFGCDMNPNLKYLFIKNGVNNFTQNNTSTFSGTPNLVYICADDFEIPNITSLLPTTMVNSYCSFTPGGTFYTIQGNTKADINNNGCDPNDPNKAFQKFTIAGGGITGSMIANNSGNYSIPVQAGSHTVTPVLENPTYFNISPANFTVNFPQQVSPFTQNFCITPNGIHNDLETVLIPVTAASPGFESKYKIIYKNKGTAPQSGNIVFNFNNNLMNYLSATTSPSAQSTGMLNWNFTNLLPFETKEITVTLKLNTPTQTPPVNGGDILHYTAQINGATDETPADNSFTLNQTVVNSFDPNDKTCLEGTSITQTQVGDYVHYLIRFENTGTANAQNIVVKDEIDINKFDISSLVALSGSHNFVTKISSPNIVEFIFENIQLPFNNANNDGYVSFKIKTKSTLNLGDSFSNTAKIYFDYNHPIITNTYTTSVQNVLATAETHKENQSISVYPNPAKDVLNIRSKQEIIKAEIYDATGRIISSLSVTGNSISVSELTKGNYILKAFTKENVIVQKFIKE, encoded by the coding sequence ATGAAAAAACTCTACTCAGCCATTCTGCTGACTCTATTTTCTGTACTTCAGTCGCAGATTGTCAATATTCCTGATGCTAATTTTAAAAGCCTGCTGGTAGCCAATATACCTTATCTGGCTACAAATATTATGGGTAACAGTACAATTATTGATACCAACCATGATGGAGAAATCCAGTTATCTGAAGCCGCCAACATCAGTAAATTAAACTTTGACACCACTACTTTGCAAAATTACACCTCCTTTTCTAATAATGTGATTTCAATAGAAGGGATAAAAAGCTTTACGAATCTGACACATTTTAATATTGACAATTTTCCACTGTTACAAAGTATAGACCTTAGTAACAATACAGTATTATATAAACTGGATATCAGCAGATGCTATGTTTTGTCATCAGTAAATCTTCAGGGTTGCAGCCAGTTGCATGATCTGGATATTTTCTTTACTAAAGTCCTTTCGATTGATCTATCAGGATTGACAAATTTATATGATGTGAATATGACCCAGTGCCAGCTTGCTAATATCTTTTTAAATAACAACACGAATCTTACCAACTTATCACTGGTTTCCAATAATCTTCAGACACTTCCTTTAAACCAGACTCCTAATCTGAAATTTCTAGGGATCCCCGGTAATAAGTTTACGTCACTCGATTTCAGTGCTTTTCCAAAAATTGAATCCCTAAATTGTACCTACAATAAATTTACAAGTATTGATCTCTCCCAAAATGAAAAACTTCAAATTTTCGGATGTGATATGAATCCGAATCTTAAGTATTTATTTATTAAAAATGGGGTCAATAACTTTACACAGAATAATACTTCAACATTTTCAGGGACTCCCAATCTTGTTTATATCTGTGCAGATGATTTTGAAATTCCCAATATCACTTCTTTGTTACCCACTACTATGGTCAATTCCTATTGCTCATTCACCCCGGGAGGCACATTCTATACTATTCAAGGGAATACAAAAGCTGACATCAACAATAACGGATGCGATCCCAATGATCCCAACAAAGCTTTTCAGAAATTCACAATAGCAGGAGGCGGAATAACAGGAAGCATGATTGCCAATAATTCCGGAAATTACAGTATTCCGGTACAGGCAGGTAGTCATACGGTAACTCCGGTTCTGGAAAATCCGACCTATTTCAATATTTCTCCGGCAAACTTTACGGTTAATTTCCCTCAACAGGTAAGTCCTTTCACTCAAAATTTCTGCATTACTCCCAACGGGATTCACAATGATTTAGAAACGGTTCTTATCCCTGTGACAGCAGCTTCACCTGGTTTTGAATCAAAATATAAAATCATCTATAAAAACAAAGGTACTGCACCTCAGTCGGGAAATATAGTTTTTAATTTCAATAATAACCTGATGAACTATCTGAGTGCAACGACATCTCCAAGCGCTCAATCTACCGGAATGTTGAACTGGAACTTCACAAATCTTCTTCCTTTTGAAACCAAAGAAATTACCGTAACTCTGAAATTAAATACTCCAACACAAACTCCGCCAGTCAATGGAGGTGATATTCTGCATTACACGGCACAGATCAATGGTGCAACTGATGAAACGCCTGCTGACAATAGTTTTACATTAAACCAAACTGTGGTCAACTCTTTTGATCCCAATGATAAAACCTGTCTGGAGGGAACTTCGATCACCCAAACTCAGGTGGGAGACTATGTTCATTACCTGATCCGGTTTGAAAATACAGGAACAGCCAATGCACAGAATATTGTGGTAAAGGATGAAATTGACATAAATAAATTTGATATTTCTTCGCTTGTTGCGTTAAGTGGAAGCCATAATTTTGTGACTAAAATCAGCAGTCCGAATATCGTTGAATTTATCTTTGAAAATATTCAGCTTCCTTTTAATAATGCGAATAATGATGGATATGTTTCGTTTAAAATCAAAACAAAGTCTACCTTAAATCTTGGGGATAGCTTCAGCAATACTGCAAAAATCTATTTTGATTACAACCATCCGATTATTACCAATACTTATACGACAAGTGTTCAAAATGTATTGGCAACAGCAGAAACCCATAAGGAAAACCAGAGTATTTCTGTTTATCCTAATCCTGCAAAAGATGTTTTAAATATCAGATCCAAGCAGGAAATCATCAAAGCTGAAATCTATGATGCGACTGGAAGAATTATCAGCTCATTAAGTGTAACAGGAAACTCAATTTCTGTTTCTGAACTTACTAAAGGAAACTATATTCTAAAAGCTTTCACGAAAGAGAATGTAATTGTACAGAAGTTTATTAAAGAGTAG
- the ligA gene encoding NAD-dependent DNA ligase LigA — translation MSENIQQKIEQLRKELHQHNDNYYQLDTPTITDFEFDMLLQELQDLEAKYPEFYDENSPTVRVGGGVTKVFPTIQHKFRMYSLDNSYDFDDLEDWEKRIIKTIEDPVEFVAELKYDGASISILYENGKLSQAVTRGDGFQGDEITPNVRTISDIPLTLKGDFPAQFFMRGEIYLTRKNFDKLNVLREEEGLDPFMNPRNTASGSLKMQDSAEVRKRGLSSVLYQFISEDIPAETHWELLQKAQSWGFKTSQQAKLCKTMAEVQEFITFWDTERHNLPFEIDGIVLKVNSLQQQRQLGYTAKSPRWAMAYKFKAEKVETELQSVSYQVGRTGAITPVANLKPVLLAGTIVKRASLHNEDIIKKLDLHENDFVYVEKGGEIIPKIVGVNTDKRTEESKEIEYIKHCPECGTELVKIEDQAIHFCPNELHCPPQVVGRMIHYVSRKALNIDNLGSETIEQLYREKLIENPADFYVLTKDQLLPLERMAEKSAQNIITGIEKSKEIPFEKVLYGIGIKHVGETVAKKLVKNFPTIEELRNATAEELCQVEDIGAKIAVSIVEFFQNSENVLMIERLKSYGVQLEKGESTNEVLSNVLEGKTFLFTGKLSLFTRESAEEMVEKHGGKNISAVSKNLNYLVVGEKAGSKLKKAQDIGTIEILDEQQFLDLIEKQ, via the coding sequence ATGTCTGAAAACATTCAACAAAAGATAGAACAGCTCCGCAAAGAGCTTCACCAGCATAACGACAACTATTATCAACTGGATACTCCCACCATTACGGATTTTGAATTCGACATGCTTCTGCAGGAACTGCAGGATCTGGAGGCCAAGTATCCGGAATTTTACGATGAGAACTCTCCTACGGTCCGTGTAGGTGGTGGTGTCACTAAGGTTTTCCCTACGATTCAGCATAAATTCAGAATGTACTCTCTGGATAATTCTTATGATTTTGATGATCTTGAAGATTGGGAAAAGAGAATTATCAAAACGATTGAAGATCCGGTAGAATTTGTTGCCGAACTGAAATATGACGGTGCTTCCATTTCTATTCTTTATGAAAACGGAAAACTGTCACAGGCAGTTACCCGGGGAGACGGTTTCCAGGGGGATGAGATTACTCCGAATGTACGTACCATTTCGGATATTCCTTTGACTTTAAAAGGTGATTTCCCTGCTCAGTTTTTTATGCGTGGAGAAATTTATCTGACCAGAAAAAACTTTGACAAGCTTAATGTACTGCGTGAGGAAGAAGGTCTTGATCCTTTCATGAATCCTAGAAATACAGCCAGCGGAAGTTTGAAAATGCAGGACAGCGCTGAGGTAAGAAAGCGTGGACTTTCTTCGGTACTGTATCAGTTTATCTCTGAAGATATTCCGGCAGAAACCCATTGGGAGCTGCTTCAAAAGGCTCAGAGCTGGGGATTCAAAACTTCTCAGCAGGCAAAATTATGTAAAACGATGGCTGAGGTACAGGAATTTATTACATTCTGGGATACTGAACGCCATAATCTGCCTTTTGAAATTGACGGGATTGTATTGAAGGTTAATTCATTACAACAGCAGAGACAGCTTGGTTATACAGCCAAATCTCCCCGTTGGGCAATGGCTTATAAATTTAAAGCAGAAAAGGTAGAAACAGAGCTTCAAAGTGTATCTTATCAGGTGGGAAGAACGGGTGCTATTACTCCTGTTGCCAACCTTAAGCCTGTTTTACTGGCCGGAACGATCGTAAAAAGAGCATCTCTCCATAATGAGGATATCATCAAGAAACTGGATCTTCATGAAAACGACTTTGTTTATGTGGAAAAAGGGGGAGAAATTATTCCGAAAATTGTAGGGGTAAACACGGATAAAAGAACGGAAGAAAGCAAGGAAATAGAATATATCAAACATTGTCCTGAATGTGGTACTGAGCTGGTAAAGATTGAAGACCAGGCTATTCATTTCTGTCCGAATGAACTTCACTGTCCACCACAGGTAGTGGGAAGAATGATTCATTATGTTTCCAGAAAAGCTTTGAATATTGATAATCTGGGGAGCGAAACTATTGAACAGCTTTACAGAGAAAAATTAATTGAAAATCCTGCTGACTTTTATGTTTTAACGAAAGATCAGCTTCTTCCTTTGGAAAGAATGGCTGAGAAATCTGCTCAGAATATTATTACAGGAATTGAAAAATCTAAAGAAATTCCTTTTGAGAAAGTACTGTACGGAATCGGGATCAAGCATGTGGGAGAAACGGTTGCCAAGAAACTGGTAAAGAACTTCCCAACCATTGAAGAATTAAGGAATGCAACGGCAGAAGAGCTTTGCCAGGTAGAAGATATTGGGGCTAAAATTGCAGTAAGTATCGTTGAATTTTTCCAGAATTCTGAAAACGTATTGATGATCGAACGTTTAAAATCTTACGGAGTACAGCTTGAAAAAGGAGAAAGCACAAATGAAGTATTATCCAATGTGCTGGAGGGAAAAACATTCCTTTTCACCGGGAAATTGTCTTTATTCACAAGAGAATCTGCTGAGGAAATGGTAGAAAAACATGGTGGAAAAAACATTTCTGCCGTATCGAAGAACCTCAATTACCTTGTAGTAGGTGAAAAAGCAGGAAGCAAGCTGAAGAAAGCTCAGGATATCGGAACCATTGAAATCCTGGACGAACAACAGTTCCTTGATTTGATTGAAAAGCAATAA
- a CDS encoding TonB-dependent receptor, with product MKKVKIVLGLLFLGLGTMAYAQTTQASIVGKVTGPGTVAQEKVKVTIVNESTGFRTETETNSKGEYIFKEIPLGGPYTVIVNDDKKEGYNVNFGDQVTVNMDLGSEKQIEEVKITGNLKNKIGNLGAATAISAKNISILPVNGRNFANLAELSPLSGKGGNLSGQLGSSTNFTIDGMTAKNPTSAGATTSRSGAPFSISIEAVREFKITTNQYDVTLGRSGGGTVSAVTKSGTNKFSGSAWEYLRTNWLSSPYDIRGNKRDNDFSTSQFGFSLGGPIIKNKLHFFVAWDHQLDSRPLIIADIKSPDDEKRFNTTTQTLNQFVDIARAKYGVGSSPQFGSFDKVRNSDAGFLRLDWQINEKHLLTLRNNFTYDLNKNGLGDNTNINFFESYGNDKNLDNSLLLTLRSNLKPNLTNELKAQYLYTFQDSYQNNQLGKPVPRAIVEGVASSAGSTNIQIGGHRFAQESFRNNVFQIVDNLYYNTDKVKYTFGADLMYTTSKSVYGSEVNGRFHFQGISNFDAMTPYRFYREVPLMEDPSVRSNIWNLGVYGQFQTKVAKGLDLMAGLRLDYGGYPKAEFNQKLFDEMGIRTDNQIKSFVIQPRFQFDWNINEGNKDFLKFGAGIFSSDINNYMIINNLVFDGKHLATVDVTAKDVPFPDFNKYRNDYNSVPSLSQFQIPTINYTGKDAKIPIVYKANISYTHFFNERFRAGIAGYMALGRNNYYYYDRNMVANPFFTLANEGGRGVFIPTGAITNNANNSVSFDWKQGRINNNFGRVLELVSDGKVNQFSFVIDTSYRYWKDGEITASYTWSDIKDNTSYNGNVANSATLSTMIQSDPRDLRMTYSDNQFRNKVVIYGNSPTIAGFTLGIRYSGIGGTRFSATTGGNINGDFVDSNDLAFIFPNLTKSILDDPQVGQALKDYINEYNGKIAERNGGKNGFYGVWDVRVAKKIKFDKVGAFELSVDIFNVANLLNKEWGVNNSYGNTSLYKVTKFNKETMQYEYTKNVSGGGLVPMSGNPYQIQIGAKYSF from the coding sequence ATGAAAAAAGTAAAGATTGTACTGGGATTATTGTTTTTAGGGCTTGGGACAATGGCATATGCACAGACCACGCAGGCTTCTATTGTAGGGAAAGTTACCGGGCCGGGAACTGTGGCTCAGGAAAAAGTGAAAGTAACGATCGTGAATGAATCTACCGGATTCAGAACAGAAACGGAAACGAACTCGAAAGGGGAGTATATTTTTAAAGAAATTCCTCTTGGTGGGCCTTACACTGTCATTGTAAATGATGATAAAAAAGAAGGTTACAATGTCAACTTCGGGGATCAGGTTACCGTAAATATGGATCTTGGAAGTGAGAAACAAATTGAAGAAGTAAAGATTACGGGAAATCTTAAAAACAAGATCGGAAACCTTGGAGCTGCTACAGCAATTTCTGCTAAAAATATCAGTATACTTCCGGTAAACGGACGAAACTTTGCGAATCTAGCCGAATTATCACCATTAAGCGGAAAAGGTGGAAACCTTTCCGGACAGCTTGGATCTTCCACAAACTTTACTATTGATGGAATGACAGCCAAAAACCCTACTTCTGCAGGAGCCACTACCAGCCGAAGTGGTGCCCCTTTCTCCATTTCTATTGAAGCAGTACGTGAATTCAAAATTACAACCAACCAATATGATGTGACATTGGGAAGAAGCGGAGGTGGAACGGTAAGTGCCGTTACCAAATCAGGAACCAATAAATTTTCAGGAAGTGCCTGGGAATATTTAAGAACCAACTGGCTTTCCAGTCCATATGATATCAGAGGGAACAAAAGAGATAATGATTTCTCTACTTCTCAGTTCGGATTTTCATTGGGAGGTCCCATCATTAAAAATAAATTACATTTCTTCGTAGCATGGGATCACCAGCTGGATTCAAGACCTTTGATCATTGCTGATATCAAATCTCCGGATGATGAGAAGAGGTTTAATACCACAACACAGACTCTTAATCAGTTTGTGGATATTGCAAGAGCAAAATATGGCGTGGGAAGCAGTCCTCAGTTTGGAAGTTTTGACAAAGTAAGAAACTCAGATGCAGGATTTTTACGTTTAGACTGGCAGATTAATGAGAAGCACTTATTAACATTAAGAAATAACTTCACCTATGACCTGAATAAAAACGGGTTGGGGGATAATACCAATATCAATTTCTTTGAATCTTACGGAAACGACAAAAATCTTGATAACAGCTTATTGTTAACCTTAAGGTCAAATCTGAAACCTAATTTAACCAATGAATTAAAGGCTCAGTATCTTTATACTTTCCAGGACAGTTACCAGAACAATCAGCTGGGAAAACCTGTGCCAAGAGCGATTGTTGAAGGAGTAGCATCAAGTGCCGGATCTACTAATATTCAGATTGGAGGACACCGTTTTGCCCAGGAAAGCTTTAGAAATAATGTATTCCAGATTGTAGACAACTTGTACTACAATACAGATAAAGTAAAATATACTTTCGGAGCTGATTTGATGTATACAACTTCAAAATCGGTCTACGGAAGTGAAGTAAACGGAAGATTCCATTTCCAGGGAATAAGTAATTTTGATGCGATGACTCCTTACAGATTCTATAGAGAAGTTCCTTTGATGGAAGATCCGTCTGTAAGGTCAAATATCTGGAATCTCGGTGTCTATGGACAGTTTCAGACGAAAGTGGCAAAAGGTCTTGACTTAATGGCTGGTTTGAGGTTAGACTACGGAGGGTATCCTAAAGCAGAATTCAACCAGAAACTGTTTGATGAAATGGGAATCAGAACTGATAATCAGATCAAATCATTTGTGATCCAGCCGAGATTCCAGTTTGACTGGAATATCAATGAAGGAAATAAAGACTTCCTTAAGTTCGGTGCCGGAATTTTCTCTTCCGATATCAACAATTATATGATCATCAACAACCTTGTATTCGATGGAAAACATTTGGCTACAGTGGATGTCACGGCTAAAGATGTCCCTTTCCCGGATTTCAACAAATATAGAAATGATTATAATTCGGTGCCTTCACTTTCCCAGTTTCAGATTCCAACCATCAATTATACGGGTAAAGATGCAAAGATTCCAATCGTTTATAAAGCGAATATCTCTTATACCCATTTCTTCAATGAAAGATTCAGAGCAGGTATTGCAGGATACATGGCATTAGGTAGAAATAATTACTATTACTACGACAGAAACATGGTGGCAAATCCTTTCTTTACATTGGCTAATGAAGGCGGAAGAGGTGTATTCATTCCTACAGGTGCCATTACCAATAATGCCAATAACAGTGTAAGTTTCGACTGGAAACAGGGAAGAATCAATAATAATTTCGGAAGAGTACTGGAATTGGTGAGTGATGGTAAAGTAAACCAGTTCTCATTCGTCATAGATACAAGCTACCGTTACTGGAAAGACGGAGAAATCACAGCGAGTTATACATGGTCTGATATCAAAGACAATACCTCTTATAACGGAAACGTAGCGAACTCAGCAACCTTGTCCACCATGATTCAAAGTGATCCGAGAGATTTAAGAATGACGTATTCTGATAACCAATTTAGAAATAAAGTAGTGATCTATGGGAATTCTCCTACCATTGCAGGATTTACCCTAGGAATCAGATATTCAGGAATTGGAGGAACCCGTTTCTCAGCAACAACCGGAGGAAATATCAATGGTGATTTCGTAGATTCCAATGACCTTGCCTTTATCTTCCCAAATCTTACCAAATCCATTCTGGATGATCCACAGGTAGGGCAGGCTCTGAAAGATTATATCAACGAGTATAATGGTAAAATTGCAGAACGTAATGGAGGTAAAAATGGCTTCTATGGCGTTTGGGATGTACGTGTAGCGAAGAAAATTAAATTTGATAAAGTAGGAGCTTTTGAACTTTCTGTTGATATCTTCAATGTGGCAAACCTGCTTAATAAAGAATGGGGTGTAAACAACTCATATGGAAATACCTCTCTGTATAAAGTAACCAAATTTAATAAGGAGACCATGCAGTATGAATATACTAAAAACGTAAGTGGAGGAGGTTTGGTTCCAATGTCTGGAAATCCATACCAGATTCAGATTGGGGCGAAGTATTCCTTCTAA
- a CDS encoding glycerophosphodiester phosphodiesterase family protein: MKNFILGLAVLSTVMMKAQTQIIAHRGYFQAQPPTTENSLQSLENAQKLKVYGSEFDVRMTKDGVLVINHDEHHGKMEISEMNFKELEALKLSNGENFPTLKDYLKQGKKDKSLKLIVEIKPAKTPEIENEITQKTIKMIKDMKLESQSEFISFSLNICKEIKKLAPSFKVQYLNGELSPEQIKKEGLDGMDYHYSVFQKNPTWIAEAKGLGLITNAWTVNDVAVYDELKKQGIGFVTTNIPDQLKNK; the protein is encoded by the coding sequence ATGAAAAATTTTATCTTAGGGTTAGCAGTTTTAAGTACAGTTATGATGAAAGCACAAACCCAGATTATTGCCCATAGAGGATATTTCCAGGCTCAACCTCCTACAACGGAGAACTCACTTCAATCATTGGAGAATGCTCAGAAATTGAAAGTATATGGGTCTGAATTTGATGTAAGAATGACAAAAGATGGTGTATTGGTTATCAACCATGATGAACACCACGGTAAAATGGAAATTTCAGAAATGAACTTCAAAGAATTGGAAGCATTGAAATTATCCAACGGAGAAAACTTTCCTACTTTAAAAGATTATTTAAAACAAGGAAAAAAAGACAAATCTCTGAAGCTTATCGTTGAAATCAAACCAGCTAAGACTCCTGAAATTGAAAATGAGATTACGCAGAAAACAATCAAAATGATCAAAGATATGAAGCTGGAATCTCAGAGTGAGTTTATTTCATTCAGCCTTAATATCTGTAAAGAGATCAAAAAATTAGCTCCATCATTTAAAGTTCAGTACCTCAACGGGGAACTGTCTCCTGAGCAGATCAAAAAAGAAGGATTGGATGGGATGGATTATCACTACAGCGTTTTCCAGAAAAACCCTACATGGATTGCTGAAGCAAAAGGATTAGGATTAATCACGAATGCCTGGACAGTGAACGATGTGGCTGTGTATGATGAATTAAAAAAACAGGGAATCGGATTTGTAACCACCAATATTCCTGATCAGTTAAAGAATAAATAA
- a CDS encoding SusC/RagA family TonB-linked outer membrane protein yields MRKETQKLLVLSLLGCISVNLAAQQKVKKDTVKGLDEIVVTALGIKRHDRALGYVAEKVDAKTFEETQNNNWAQSMEGKVAGLKIQTAGAGPLGTSRITLRGEKSIMMDHNYALIVVDGVPLGNSTTGSGTAAYGAGSGGDVPIDLGNGLNSINPDDIESVTVLKGASAAALYGSRAANGALMITTKSGKTKNGKLRVAFNSSSSFDSVLKWPDWQYEYGQGTLATNNGNFYYSYGLSPDGPSTGGTSSAFGPKFAGQYYFQYDPNVLGQSKERQLWRPYENNIKGFWRTGSTYSNSISVESSNEKTSFRSSLTYLNNEWMMPNTGFDRFNFALSFAHQLTQKLKISTKFAYNTTSSDNLPATGYNNQSISYFMIFQNPNVDLEWYKPIWKPGQEQVDQIHPFSSYIDNPYMIAYEMLNGVRKKTITGNITADYQFNKNFSLMLRSGIEILNEKRTTKRPWSSANYLKGFYREQFIKNQEYNNDLLFSYKADWNKLSISASAGGSIRYNEYLMTDFQAIGLKTAGEYSLTNALSIPVKYPAPRDKHVDSVYGLLTLGYDNKVFVDVTGRNDWSSTLPKQNRSFFYPSVSTSFILSDIFNLKSNNLNLWKLRASWAKVGIDSDPYLLDNYYTASNITGSVIAPTTFNNPSLKPEKNTNIETGMDFSLFKNRLNLNLTAYQNVSENQIVPVSLPSESGYSKRIINAGKIRNRGLELSADILAVKGKDFSWKVGGNWSTNENRVMTLPEGFDGIVSNVGDVVFYKMEVGGSLGDMYGFKLLRTPDGKVIYGDNGLPARPADIEKVGNAFPKWRAGLQNDFRIKNFTISFSFDGQYGGIAYSQSHHKMSEQGKLKSTLPGRDNPGGMIVGDGVVQNADGSFSPNIKGVLVSSYYGDYYRRANVETNSFSTDFIKLRDARIAYSFPKETIKSIGLDDLTIAIFGKNLWMWTKFPLFDPEVATLDNATITPGVEMGQLPTARTVGFQLNLKF; encoded by the coding sequence ATGCGTAAAGAGACACAAAAACTGCTGGTTTTGTCGCTGTTAGGATGTATCAGTGTCAACCTGGCAGCTCAGCAGAAAGTAAAAAAAGATACCGTTAAAGGTCTTGATGAGATAGTGGTTACTGCTTTGGGGATTAAAAGGCATGACAGAGCTTTAGGATATGTTGCGGAAAAAGTAGATGCCAAAACATTTGAAGAAACCCAGAACAACAACTGGGCACAATCCATGGAAGGAAAAGTGGCAGGTCTTAAAATTCAGACTGCAGGTGCAGGACCGCTGGGGACTTCCAGAATTACGTTGAGAGGTGAAAAATCCATTATGATGGATCATAACTACGCGCTAATCGTGGTGGATGGTGTTCCATTGGGAAATTCTACTACAGGTTCCGGTACGGCAGCATATGGAGCGGGTTCCGGAGGTGATGTTCCGATTGATCTTGGAAATGGACTGAACAGCATCAATCCGGATGATATTGAATCTGTAACAGTTTTAAAAGGTGCTTCTGCTGCCGCATTATACGGATCACGTGCTGCCAACGGAGCATTAATGATTACCACAAAATCCGGAAAAACAAAGAACGGAAAACTGAGAGTAGCCTTCAATTCTTCCTCCAGCTTTGATTCCGTATTAAAGTGGCCGGACTGGCAGTATGAATATGGACAGGGAACTCTGGCAACCAATAATGGTAATTTTTACTACTCTTATGGTCTTTCTCCTGATGGACCAAGTACAGGAGGAACCAGTAGTGCTTTCGGACCTAAATTTGCCGGACAGTATTACTTCCAATATGATCCTAATGTACTGGGACAAAGCAAAGAAAGACAATTGTGGAGACCTTATGAAAACAACATCAAAGGTTTCTGGAGAACAGGTTCTACCTATTCCAACAGCATTTCCGTAGAAAGCTCTAACGAGAAAACAAGTTTCAGATCTTCACTTACCTACCTTAATAACGAGTGGATGATGCCGAATACAGGCTTTGACAGATTCAATTTTGCTCTGTCATTTGCCCATCAGCTTACCCAAAAATTAAAAATTTCTACAAAATTTGCCTATAACACTACTTCCAGTGACAATCTTCCTGCGACGGGATACAACAACCAGTCGATCTCGTATTTCATGATTTTCCAAAATCCCAATGTAGATCTTGAATGGTATAAACCGATCTGGAAACCCGGACAGGAGCAGGTTGATCAAATCCACCCGTTCAGTTCATATATTGATAATCCTTACATGATTGCTTACGAAATGCTGAATGGCGTAAGAAAGAAAACCATCACAGGTAATATCACCGCAGATTATCAGTTTAATAAAAATTTCAGTTTGATGCTGAGGTCAGGGATTGAAATTCTGAATGAAAAAAGAACCACCAAAAGACCGTGGAGTTCTGCCAATTACCTGAAAGGTTTTTACAGAGAACAGTTTATCAAAAATCAGGAATATAATAATGACCTTTTATTCTCTTACAAAGCAGATTGGAATAAATTAAGCATTTCAGCATCAGCAGGAGGAAGTATCCGTTATAATGAATACCTGATGACCGATTTTCAGGCAATAGGATTGAAAACTGCTGGAGAATACAGCCTTACCAACGCGCTTTCCATTCCTGTTAAATATCCCGCTCCAAGAGATAAACATGTAGACAGTGTTTACGGATTGCTGACATTGGGATATGATAATAAAGTATTTGTAGATGTCACTGGAAGAAATGATTGGAGTTCCACTCTTCCAAAGCAGAACAGATCTTTCTTTTATCCTTCAGTGAGTACCAGTTTCATTCTTTCAGATATTTTTAATCTGAAAAGTAATAACCTGAACTTATGGAAACTGAGAGCTTCATGGGCGAAAGTAGGAATAGACAGTGATCCTTATCTTTTGGATAACTACTATACAGCAAGTAATATCACCGGAAGTGTGATAGCACCAACTACGTTCAACAATCCTTCCCTTAAACCTGAAAAAAATACCAATATAGAAACCGGTATGGATTTCAGCCTTTTCAAAAACAGATTGAATCTTAACCTTACCGCTTACCAGAATGTTAGTGAAAACCAGATTGTCCCGGTATCGCTGCCTAGCGAAAGTGGATATTCCAAAAGGATAATCAATGCAGGGAAAATCCGAAACAGAGGTCTTGAACTTTCAGCCGATATCTTAGCGGTAAAAGGCAAAGACTTTTCCTGGAAAGTAGGGGGAAACTGGTCTACCAACGAAAACAGAGTAATGACCTTACCTGAAGGATTCGATGGAATTGTTTCCAACGTTGGAGATGTGGTATTCTATAAAATGGAAGTAGGAGGTTCTTTGGGTGACATGTATGGATTTAAATTATTAAGAACTCCGGACGGAAAAGTAATTTATGGAGATAACGGACTTCCCGCCAGACCTGCAGATATTGAAAAAGTAGGAAATGCCTTCCCGAAATGGAGAGCTGGTCTTCAGAATGATTTCAGAATTAAAAACTTTACCATCAGTTTTTCATTTGATGGACAATATGGTGGTATTGCTTATTCACAATCACATCACAAAATGTCTGAGCAAGGTAAGCTGAAATCCACACTTCCGGGAAGAGACAATCCTGGTGGAATGATTGTGGGAGACGGTGTTGTTCAGAATGCTGATGGATCTTTCAGCCCCAATATAAAAGGAGTATTGGTATCCTCTTATTACGGAGATTATTATAGAAGAGCCAATGTGGAAACCAACAGTTTCAGTACAGATTTTATTAAGCTGAGAGATGCAAGAATTGCCTATTCTTTCCCGAAAGAAACCATAAAATCCATAGGTCTGGATGATCTTACGATTGCCATTTTTGGAAAGAACCTGTGGATGTGGACAAAGTTCCCGCTTTTTGATCCTGAAGTCGCTACGCTGGATAATGCAACCATTACTCCGGGAGTGGAAATGGGGCAGCTTCCAACAGCAAGAACAGTCGGTTTTCAGTTAAATCTTAAATTCTAA